GCTCACGCAGCTCGTTGCGAAACCAGTCACGTAAGGGGGGCGTGAAACCCATCTTCGGACGATCGACCAGATTCGCGGGCAAATAGCGATAGAGCAGCTTCCGCAGCAAATACTTCTTCTGGCCGCCGCGCACCTTCATCGACAGTGGCAGCCCAACGGCCATTTCCCACAGATGCTTGTCTAATAGCGGAGCGCGTGCTTCGAGCGAGAATCCCATCGTGGCCCGATCCACTTTGACCAAGATGCCATCGATCATCGGATGCGTGGCGTCGTAGACCATCGCTCCCGCTGTGGCCGGTACGCCGGGCAAACCGCGGATGAAGCGCGCCACGGCTTCCTCAGGTGCCTCGCCGATTTTGTCTTCGGGGATGAGCGTCCCCAGGCCGGCATACCGCCCCAGGTTCGCGAACGAGCCGAAGAATGTCGCTGCATCGGGCGCGGCCGAGAGACGAGCGAACCGCCGCATTCGCTCGCGCGGCAGCCACCGATGCATGCCTGATATCGCCCGCCGCATGCCGTGCCCGGCGAAGCGGGCGTAATGTTCGAAAAAGTGCGTCGCCAGGTAGCGCTCGTAACCGCCGAATAATTCGTCGCCGCCGTCCCCGCTCAAGACCACCGTGACGTCGCGTCGTGCCAAGCGCGAAATGGCCATGGTCGGCAGCAGCGAAAAGTCGACGATCGGCTCGTCATAATGGCGGATAACATCCGGCACGAAGGCCAACAGGTCGCTGGCCGACATGTGCTCGACCGTATTCTCCACGCCCAGATGTTGTGCCACCCGCTGGGCGAATTTGCTTTCGTCGAATTCCGAGCTGGTGAAACCAATCGTGAAGGTCCGCACCCGGTCGCTGGCCACCTCGCGCATTAGCGCCACGACCAGGCTGGAATCGATCCCGCCCGATAAAAACGCACCCAGTGGCACGTCCGAGACCAGCCGCTTGCGCACTGCCAAGCGTAGCGCGGCGTCAAGCTGATCGAGTAAGTCCTCTTCACTGCGAAATTTCGGCGCCGGCCGGCAAGCGATTTCGGCGAGGTCCCAAAAGGCAACATCCTGCTCGATCCCCTCGCGCCCTACGACGAGGTAATGCCCTGGCCGCACCTTGTACGTGTTCGCCATTAGGCTGCGAGGCGCGTGCAGGTAGCCGATCTTGATGTATTCATAGATCGACGATTCGTCGATCTCGCGCGGCACGTCGGGCCACGCCGACACGCAACGCAGCGTCGATCCAAAGACGAGCAACTTGCCGGGACGATGGTAATAAAACAGCGGCTTTTTGCCGTGCGGATCGCGCGCCAGCACCATGCGCTGGCGCCGCACGTCCCACACCGCGATGGCAAACATTCCGTCGAAGCGCGCGAAGCAGGCTTCCTGCCATTCTTCGTACGCGTGGACGATCACTTCGCTGTCGGTCTCGCTGCGAAACTTATGGCCGGCCGCGATCAGCTCGGCGCGCAGTTCCTGGAAGTTGTAGATCTCGCCGTTGTAGGTGACCCACACGTCCTCGGCTTCGCCCGTCATCGGCATGCGGCCGTTGGGCGATAAGTCGATAATGGCCAAGCGCCGCTGGGCGAGGGCGACGTTGTTCTTGATCCACGTGCCGGCGTCATCCGGACCGCGGTTCATGAGTGTGTCGCGAGAACGCTGCACGGCCAACTCGTCGACCGGACGACCGTCAGGACACCAGACCCCAAAAATGCCGCACAAACGACCGCCTCCGATGCCTTGCCTGGGGAATTCGTTCGCGCACGGGAAGTGCGGCAAGAAAATGAATTCAACGTGTCTAGACTATCAGAATCTTAGGTCGACAACGGGTCAAGCGACGGCCAGCAGGCAGCCCATCGAGCCACGCTTAGACCGCTTCACGGAATTCTAACTCGCCACTGCCGGACAGGGCTGAGGATGGAAAGCCCAGCCGGGTCGTAGTATTCTAGATGGACCCCTGAATTCGCCCGCCTGGCCCTGGCGCGGCGAATCGGCACGTCTCGATGGACCAAGGTTGCGCGCGTCTCTAATGGAACTACGTCTGGAGCAATTTCCCGGGGCCGAGATCGCGCACTACGCCTCAAAAGACGTGATCGTCACGACATTCGCGCAGCACATCCGCGTACGTCACCAGGGACAGACCCAAACCTTTACCTTGCCGGTCAGTTCTTGGGAACGCCCACTGCTGCCGTTCCGGCTGTTGCGCCGTGGCGCGCGGCTGGATAAATGCAACGTCGTGCCGCGTTTCCAAGATGGCAGGCTAGTGGCGCTGGTGGCCATCCGCCACGGACATGTCTATCGGATCGAATACCCGTCGGGCGACATGACCGAAACGCTACGATTAAAGCGCTGCCGGGTTACGCTGCACCAATCGATCTGTGAAACGCCCGACGGCGACCTGTATTTCGGCGAGTACGGCGCCAATAAGGATCGGCAGTCGGTGCCCCTCTATCGCAGCCGCGACGACGGTCGATCCTGGGAAATGATTTACGAATTCCCGGCCGGATCGATCAAGCACATCCATGGCTGCTTTTGGGACCCTTACGAAGAGCGAGTCTGGGTCTGCACGGGGGATTTCGAGAACGAAAACGTCGTCATGTCGGCCGACAAGGATTTCAAATCGGTTGAAAAATACGGCGACGGCAGCCAGTGCTGGCGGACGTGTGCTCCGATCTTCTTGCCGGATGCCGTGGTGTGGGGCATGGATTCGCAACTGGAAACCTCGCATTGCTGCCGTTTCGACCGCAAGACGAAGACTCTGGAAAAGCTGCAGCCCTTCCCGGGGCCGATTTGGTACGTCAAGCAGACGACCGACGGATGGTATGTGACCGCTTCGTCGAATGAGATCGGCGTGGGCGTGCTCGACGATTGTGCCCACATCTTCGCCTCGCGTGACGCGTTGGATTGGAAGCCGGTATACAAATCGCGCAAGGACCGCTGGTCCAAGCGATGGTTGAAGTTCGGCGTCTTCGGATTCGCCGATGGTCCTCAAAGCAGCCAGGATTTCTGGATGTTCGCCGAAGCACTCGTGGGTTTGGACGGCCGCACGTTTCGCTGTGCGCTCGTGCCTGACGGAACGGTGACGCCATGATGGACCAGGAGATCCGCTCGCTGCGCACCGCCTGGGATAAATGGACCGGGATCGATCCGCTTCCCGATCTGAGCGCCGCGGCGCGACAGCTCGCCCAGGCCGATTTTCCTGCACCGCCAGCCCCGCGCACGAGTGGCGATGAGTACAGGCGCGTGAAGCCGGCGCTGAAATCGCTCACGCTGCCGCTGTTGTCCGAGTTGCGATCCGCCCTGCGTCGTGGCGAAGTTAAGCACGAAATCGCCGCCTGGGCCCAAACGTTGTTGACCGTCTGCGAAGTGCGCAAGACCACGATCCGAGAGCGGCTGGCCGAAGGCGGTCTTTCGGCTGAGCAGACTCAGCAAAAGCTCTTTCTGCTGGTCTTGTTCTTTCTGGAATACTTCCAGAAAAGCCAGGACGGTCGTTACGTGAACGTGGCTATCAAACTACTCGAGCAACCGTGGGCGCTGTCGGCCTCGGCTGCGATGAAAATGCTCGGTCAGCAGCAGGTGCCAGCGACGGCGCTGTTATCGCTCTCGGCCCGCGTGGCGACCGAACATGGCTTTGCCGAGATCTCGAGCGATGCCTATCACACCTCGATCTGCCTGAATCGCCCGGAATGCAATGCCGAGCATTCGGCGGCGCCGCGTCAGCTATCCAAGCCGGGCAAGCACGTCGTCATTTTTTGCCCCAACCGGTACGGCCTGTACACGCTAGCCGTGACGCAGCAACTGCTCGACGCCGGCGTCAAGATCGACGCGATCCTGGTGCGCAAGCTGCTGAATCCGATGCGGTTGGTAACTGAATTTCGCCGCGACGGGGTGCGCCTGCTAAAAAAGGCCTGGCGGAAGCTTGTCCTGCGCAAACATGCTTACAGCCCCAAAGAATACGAAACGCTGCCCGACCTTCTGGCCCGACTGAAAGTCACCGAAACCACGGTCGATGCGCTAGCCGCGAAAAACGGCATTCCCGCCGTTTATTGCGCCAGCCTGAACGATCTGGTGGTCCATCAGACGCTCGACCAATATCGGCCTGATCTGGTCGTCTTCGCCGGCGGAGGAATCGTTGGCCCCGAAACGCTCGCCCGGGCTGGCGCTGGCGTGGTGAACTGCCACATGGGAAAGTTGCCGCAATACCGCGGCATGGACGTGGTCGAATGGCCGCTGATCGAGAACCATCAGGACGACATCGGCTTTACCGTCCATTTCATGGCCAAGGGGATCGACACCGGCGATATCCTGGGAATTTTCTCGGTCGATAATAGCCAGGCCGCGACGGTCTACGAATATCGCGAGAAATTCGAGAAGCTGATGGCCGTCGCCCTGGTCGATACCGTGGTCGCAGCGTTGAATAGCGATCTCGAACGGCGCAGCCAGGGGCTGGAGGATGGCAAGCAATACTTCATCGTTCATCCCCGCTTGTACCAAATGCTGAGGGATCGTTACGTACGCAACCTGAAGCGCGGCTGACACCCAAGTCCGAAGCACCACGAAGCGCGCCGACCGGCGGCAAGAAGACACGACCGTGCGAATTCTCGTAAATACAACCAGTTGTCGAACCGGAGGGACGCTGCAAACCTCGAGCGCCTTCATCACCGAAGCGCTGCGCGACGATAGCGGTATCGACTGGCGATATGTCGTTTCGCCCGATGGCTTGTTCCA
This genomic stretch from Pirellulales bacterium harbors:
- the asnB gene encoding asparagine synthase (glutamine-hydrolyzing) encodes the protein MPHFPCANEFPRQGIGGGRLCGIFGVWCPDGRPVDELAVQRSRDTLMNRGPDDAGTWIKNNVALAQRRLAIIDLSPNGRMPMTGEAEDVWVTYNGEIYNFQELRAELIAAGHKFRSETDSEVIVHAYEEWQEACFARFDGMFAIAVWDVRRQRMVLARDPHGKKPLFYYHRPGKLLVFGSTLRCVSAWPDVPREIDESSIYEYIKIGYLHAPRSLMANTYKVRPGHYLVVGREGIEQDVAFWDLAEIACRPAPKFRSEEDLLDQLDAALRLAVRKRLVSDVPLGAFLSGGIDSSLVVALMREVASDRVRTFTIGFTSSEFDESKFAQRVAQHLGVENTVEHMSASDLLAFVPDVIRHYDEPIVDFSLLPTMAISRLARRDVTVVLSGDGGDELFGGYERYLATHFFEHYARFAGHGMRRAISGMHRWLPRERMRRFARLSAAPDAATFFGSFANLGRYAGLGTLIPEDKIGEAPEEAVARFIRGLPGVPATAGAMVYDATHPMIDGILVKVDRATMGFSLEARAPLLDKHLWEMAVGLPLSMKVRGGQKKYLLRKLLYRYLPANLVDRPKMGFTPPLRDWFRNELREQLCDTLNEETVRRRGYFKPAGVQRLLNEHLNGQADHVYSLWALFMLELWMREFIDAPVAVG
- a CDS encoding formyltransferase family protein translates to MMDQEIRSLRTAWDKWTGIDPLPDLSAAARQLAQADFPAPPAPRTSGDEYRRVKPALKSLTLPLLSELRSALRRGEVKHEIAAWAQTLLTVCEVRKTTIRERLAEGGLSAEQTQQKLFLLVLFFLEYFQKSQDGRYVNVAIKLLEQPWALSASAAMKMLGQQQVPATALLSLSARVATEHGFAEISSDAYHTSICLNRPECNAEHSAAPRQLSKPGKHVVIFCPNRYGLYTLAVTQQLLDAGVKIDAILVRKLLNPMRLVTEFRRDGVRLLKKAWRKLVLRKHAYSPKEYETLPDLLARLKVTETTVDALAAKNGIPAVYCASLNDLVVHQTLDQYRPDLVVFAGGGIVGPETLARAGAGVVNCHMGKLPQYRGMDVVEWPLIENHQDDIGFTVHFMAKGIDTGDILGIFSVDNSQAATVYEYREKFEKLMAVALVDTVVAALNSDLERRSQGLEDGKQYFIVHPRLYQMLRDRYVRNLKRG